The following proteins are co-located in the Apium graveolens cultivar Ventura chromosome 5, ASM990537v1, whole genome shotgun sequence genome:
- the LOC141659255 gene encoding protein NETWORKED 1B-like — MATLAHSESSRLYSWWWDSHISPKNSKWLQDNLTDMDAKVKSMIKLIEEDADSFARRAEMYYKKRPELIKLVEEFYRAYRALAERYDYATGELRQAHRTMANAFPDQVPFALADESPSGSANVTELHMPGIPLISTSFFNKDDSDKNALMSPASDQHSAQVFQFHPGDSDVTGMQHHDSIFGTGGVPGNIKSEEGSLLNGPRNEVAKLLNENLELNVKFLSESERAAKAEREVQYLKKALTDMQAVKEAVQYQYQQNVDKLSSLKSELISAEMDSKKLSGQASKAESELSSLKEAIVKVEAERDAVSDRNKDFLERISNLEITILHTQADAKELEERTLKAEIETQISKKELSQLEGEKEAGLLQYKQCLEKISDLEKKVFVVESDARHLKQQAEVAETEVAKLKVILAEVTAQKEATALQYKVCLQKISNLESEISCAQGEISFLKNEILSGATKLKTAEDKCDTLEMSNRTLRLEADNLFKKITLKEKELTEKHGDLEKLQACLQDERSRYAHVEATLVKLQNMHCQSQEEQRNLTLELKNGLEMLKDINLCRHGLEEDIQQIKDENCSLKEQNSSSTKSMKALQNEIIGLTRMKERFNEEVEMQLGQSNALQNEISCLKEEIVYLNRNYQTLIKQVEMVGLDPKCFGTSVRELQDENLQLKQMNEKDKDEKEILYKKLVNMVELLEKNAALESSLSDVTSNLEGSQEQAKVLQESCNILQGEKCALVAEKEALISQLKVITKTMQELSEQNSVSESSLCFANSELQSLREKSKSLEELCQFLGDEKANLRHERSTLAAQLEIVERKIINLEKRFIEFEGNYSGMKMAKETPHSPLEDLMVSLEVGKHEHESLKQLTESRLASLEERIFLLQEESRQSKKDFQEEFEKSVVSQFEIYILQKFVADMEEKNYLLLTECQKQIEASKLADQLISELENENLEQQVEEEFMLVEIEKLRSGLRQVRKALENGSSIGSENVSGNDHISVQHILEDIRMMKHSLSKYNDDMQRLVIENSLLLTLFGHLRLEGLEVESEKNCMDQVSKTMSDQYLIMQSEWHKLLEMNRKLRSVTMGNHHVKVLNAEAQNLNIKQAGMQNSFLESKEEYSQTFEGNRALSKSFSDMMQNIPKVNGEDSAVIKISSACGNLSTIFSSLRTKNAEELKLLSENICKLFEVNCELVNEVSTLREELGMHEIEKLFMADLLEKLEMDLSEFKNLNCRLKLELLSANDYLSEGEEELFDAEMKLAVVENLNSELQRAVDRMKKEYEESESIRENLEIVIQKKTEDNFKQNKNLQDMLEVKGNLEFELAMLSEEIKERRIREEYLSSELQEKQNEFELWDAEAATFCFDLQLSAIRELLFEDKVHELCGVCGSLQDENASKTKEIELLKEEVSFQSSEIRGLKSQIFPYSPAVDSIKEEVYSLEQNFHAWAKLDVANYQTPKDIESEFHAHEKMEDQDLHVLDEILELQKLQNRIKEVEKVVVEEMNRLERLESSRPAMKLEASVQDTLDLKSRGRSVRQKSKYKEDEKLEDDLKFQKTMPEILEVKNVILMKGFPLNQVSGGSLYGRSRRGNSLPAEQIRLCWETNEDNHRVDQNLIELQNQVYEPTKNVVYNDFEYVEHQSENPSSELDMEKELGVDKLQVSTTTSMPSRGGNKKKILERLASDGQKLANIQTNVQDLRRKLDTNKKSRNTKNVDLETVKEQLLEAEETTIQLINLNGQMTRKIEDIPVSKDGQRSIDLEKAASFQKKKVSEQARKESEKIGRLQLEIQKIHYALLQLEDGKKNKVTNRFSRTKSRTTVILQDFIHGGRRSSIRKKKGRLCGCFKPSSTNAGGNM, encoded by the exons ATGGCGACATTGGCACACTCTGAGTCAAGTCGCTTGTATTCTTGGTGGTGGGACAGCCACATTAGCCCGAAGAATTCCAAATGGCTACAAGATAATCTTACAG ATATGGATGCTAAAGTAAAATCAATGATTAAGCTCATTGAAGAAGACGCTGATTCCTTTGCAAGAAGAGCGGAGATGTATTATAAAAAGCGACCTGAACTCATAAAACTGGTTGAGGAGTTTTACCGAGCATATCGTGCACTAGCTGAAAGGTATGATTATGCGACAGGGGAGCTTCGCCAAGCTCATCGAACCATGGCAAATGCATTTCCTGACCAGGTACCTTTTGCACTGGCTGATGAGTCACCTTCAGGATCTGCCAATGTGACAGAACTTCACATGCCCGGAATTCCGCTTATCAGTACTTCATTTTTCAATAAAGATGACTCAGATAAGAATGCATTGATGTCTCCTGCATCTGATCAACATTCAGCTCAGGTTTTTCAATTTCATCCGGGAGATTCTGATGTCACAGGGATGCAACATCACGATTCAATTTTTGGCACAGGAGGGGTGCCAGGTAACATAAAGTCTGAAGAAGGAAGTTTACTAAACGGTCCACGGAACGAAGTGGCTAAATTATTGAATGAAAATCTGGAACTGAATGTCAAGTTCCTTTCTGAGTCTGAGCGTGCTGCTAAAGCTGAAAGAGAAGTTCAATACTTGAAGAAGGCACTGACTGATATGCAGGCTGTAAAAGAAGCTGTTCAATATCAATATCAACAGAATGTTGACAAGTTATCGAGTTTGAAGAGTGAACTTATCTCTGCAGAAATGGATTCAAAGAAGCTAAGTGGACAAGCGAGCAAAGCTGAATCTGAATTATCTTCATTGAAGGAAGCCATTGTTAAAGTGGAGGCAGAAAGGGATGCTGTTTCTGATAGAAACAAGGATTTCCTGGAAAGGATATCTAACCTGGAGATCACGATTTTGCACACCCAAGCTGATGCAAAAGAACTTGAGGAGCGAACACTTAAAGCAGAGATTGAAACTCAAATCTCAAAGAAAGAACTTTCCCAATTAGAGGGGGAAAAGGAAGCAGGGCTTCTTCAGTACAAACAGTGTCTAGAGAAGATATCTGATTTGGAGAAAAAGGTATTCGTCGTGGAAAGTGATGCAAGACATCTTAAACAGCAAGCTGAGGTAGCTGAAACCGAAGTTGCGAAGCTCAAGGTAATTCTTGCTGAAGTTACTGCACAGAAAGAGGCTACAGCTCTTCAGTATAAGGTTTGCTTACAGAAAATATCTAATCTGGAGAGTGAAATCTCCTGTGCCCAAGGGGAAATCAGTTTCCTGAAAAATGAAATTCTGTCGGGGGCTACAAAACTTAAAACTGCTGAAGACAAATGTGATACGTTGGAGATGTCAAATCGAACACTACGATTGGAGGCAGACAATCTATTCAAGAAGATCACTCTGAAAGAGAAAGAACTTACTGAGAAGCATGGAGACCTAGAAAAGCTCCAGGCGTGTCTGCAAGATGAACGCTCAAGGTATGCTCATGTTGAAGCTACCCTCGTTAAATTGCAGAATATGCACTGCCAATCTCAAGAGGAGCAGAGAAATTTGACATTGGAGCTTAAAAATGGGCTTGAGATGTTGAAGGACATAAATTTGTGCAGGCATGGTCTGGAGGAAGACATTCAGCAGATTAAGGATGAAAATTGTAGTTTAAAGGAACAAAATTCATCTTCTACAAAGTCTATGAAGGCTTTGCAAAATGAAATAATTGGCTTGACTAGGATGAAGGAGAGATTTAATGAAGAAGTAGAAATGCAATTGGGTCAAAGTAATGCTCTTCAGAATGAAATTTCCTGTCTTAAAGAGGAAATAGTCTACTTGAACAGAAACTACCAAACATTAATAAAACAAGTGGAGATGGTTGGTTTAGATCCGAAATGCTTTGGCACTTCAGTAAGGGAGTTGCAGGATGAGAACTTGCAGTTGAAACAAATGAATGAGAAGGACAAAGATGAAAAAGAAATCCTTTACAAAAAGTTAGTAAACATGGTGGAACTTTTGGAGAAAAATGCTGCACTTGAGAGCTCCCTGTCAGATGTTACTAGTAATTTGGAAGGATCACAGGAGCAAGCTAAGGTACTGCAAGAATCTTGCAACATCCTGCAAGGCGAAAAATGTGCCCTTGTTGCTGAGAAAGAGGCTCTTATATCCCAGTTAAAAGTTATCACCAAGACTATGCAGGAACTCTCAGAGCAAAACAGTGTTTCTGAAAGTTCACTGTGTTTTGCAAATAGCGAGTTGCAAAGTTTAAGAGAGAAATCAAAGAGCTTAGAAGAACTATGCCAGTTTCTTGGTGATGAGAAAGCTAATCTTCGACATGAAAGAAGCACACTTGCTGCACAGTTGGAAATAGTTGAAAGAAAAATTATTAATTTGGAAAAGAGATTTATAGAATTCGAAGGAAACTACTCTGGAATGAAGATGGCAAAAGAAACACCACACTCTCCACTAGAAGATTTAATGGTTTCCCTGGAAGTGGGGAAACATGAGCATGAAAGTTTAAAACAGCTGACTGAATCCAGGTTGGCTAGTCTTGAGGAGCGAATTTTCCTCCTCCAGGAAGAAAGTAGGCAAAGTAAGAAAGATTTTCAAGAAGAATTTGAAAAATCTGTTGTTTCCCAGTTCGAGATCTATATCCTGCAGAAATTTGTGGCAGATATGGaagaaaaaaattatttgctaTTGACTGAGTGTCAGAAACAAATTGAAGCTTCCAAATTGGCGGATCAGTTGATTTCAGAGCTGGAGAATGAAAATCTTGAGCAACAGGTGGAAGAGGAATTCATGTTGGTTGAAATTGAGAAGCTGAGATCGGGATTGCGTCAAGTTCGGAAGGCTCTTGAAAATGGTTCAAGTATTGGCTCTGAAAATGTTTCTGGAAATGATCATATATCAGTGCAACATATATTAGAGGATATTAGAATGATGAAGCACTCTCTCTCGAAATACAATGATGACATGCAACGGCTAGTTATTGAGAACTCACTTCTCCTAACTTTATTTGGGCATCTGAGGTTAGAGGGCTTAGAAGTTGAATCAGAGAAAAATTGCATGGACCAGGTTTCGAAAACTATGTCAGATCAGTATTTGATTATGCAAAGTGAGTGGCACAAACTTCTTGAGATGAACAGAAAATTGAGATCTGTGACCATGGGAAACCACCATGTTAAGGTGCTTAATGCTGAAGCGCAAAATCTGAACATTAAGCAGGCTGGCATGCAGAATTCTTTCCTCGAATCAAAGGAAGAGTATTCTCAAACATTTGAAGGAAACAGAGCTCTGTCGAAATCATTCTCAGATATGATGCAGAATATACCAAAAGTGAATGGGGAAGATAGCGCTGTCATCAAAATTTCATCAGCATGTGGTAATCTTTCAACAATTTTCAGTAGTTTGAGGACTAAGAATGCAGAGGAGTTGAAATTACTTTCAGAAAATATATGCAAACTTTTCGAAGTTAACTGTGAACTTGTAAATGAGGTGAGTACATTGCGAGAGGAGTTAGGCATGCATGAAATAGAAAAATTGTTTATGGCAGATTTACTTGAGAAACTGGAGATGGATCTCTCTGAGTTTAAAAATTTGAACTGTAGACTGAAGCTAGAATTATTAAGTGCAAATGATTACCTGAGCGAAGGGGAAGAAGAGCTCTTTGATGCAGAAATGAAGCTTGCAGTGGTTGAGAATTTGAACTCAGAATTGCAAAGAGCTGTGGATAGGATGAAGAAAGAATATGAAGAGTCAGAATCCATAAGAGAAAATCTAGAGATTGTAATTCAAAAGAAGACTGAAGACAATTTCAAGCAGAACAAGAATCTTCAAGATATGCTTGAAGTGAAAGGAAACTTAGAGTTTGAGCTGGCTATGTTAAGCGAAGAAATTAAGGAGAGAAGAATTAGAGAGGAGTATTTAAGTTCGGAACTGCAAGAAAAACAGAATGAGTTTGAGCTCTGGGATGCCGAGGCTGCAACATTTTGTTTTGATCTTCAACTTTCTGCAATTCGTGAACTGCTTTTTGAAGATAAGGTGCATGAACTTTGTGGAGTGTGTGGGAGTTTGCAAGATGAAAATGCTTCAAAGACAAAGGAAATCGAATTGTTGAAAGAAGAAGTAAGCTTCCAGTCAAGTGAAATTAGAGGATTGAAATCCCAGATATTTCCATACTCTCCTGCTGTTGATTCTATAAAGGAGGAAGTGTATTCTCTTGAGCAGAATTTCCATGCATGGGCAAAGCTTGATGTAGCTAACTATCAAACACCAAAG GATATAGAGTCGGAGTTTCATGCTCATGAAAAGATGGAAGATCAAGATTTGCATGTATTAGATGAAATTTTGGAATTGCAGAAGTTGCAGAACCGGATTAAAGAGGTAGAAAAAGTTGTCGTGGAAGAAATGAACAGGCTTGAGAGACTGGAGAGTTCAAGGCCTGCCATGAAATTAGAAGCTTCTGTGCAAGATACTCTAGACTTGAAATCTAGAGGTAGATCAGTTCGACAGAAAAGTAAATATAAGGAGGACGAAAAACTTGAGGATGATCTCAAGTTCCAGAAAACTATGCCTGAAATTCTCGAAGTCAAGAATGTGATTCTAATGAAAGGTTTTCCACTCAACCAAGTGTCTGGTGGTTCATTATATGGAAGAAGCAGGAGAGGAAATAGTCTTCCAGCTGAGCAGATACGTTTATGTTGGGAAACAAATGAAGATAACCACCGTGTTGATCAAAATTTGATTGAGCTACAAAACCAGGTTTATGAACCCACAAAGAATGTTGTTTACAACGACTTTGAATATGTGGAGCATCAGAGTGAAAATCCATCTTCAGAGTTAGACATGGAGAAGGAACTGGGTGTTGATAAATTACAGGTCTCCACGACTACGTCAATGCCTAGTAGAGGAGGGAacaagaaaaagatattagaGAGACTTGCTTCTGATGGTCAGAAACTGGCAAATATTCAGACAAATGTGCAGGATCTGAGAAGAAAACTGGACACAAACAAGAAGAGCAGAAACACTAAGAATGTTGATTTGGAGACTGTTAAGGAGCAGTTGTTAGAAGCTGAAGAAACAACTATACAACTGATTAATCTGAATGGTCAAATGACTAGGAAGATTGAAGACATTCCAGTTTCTAAAGATGGGCAACGATCTATAGACTTGGAGAAGGCAGCTAGTTTCCAAAAAAAGAAAGTTTCAGAACAGGCGCGGAAAGAGTCAGAGAAGATCGGAAGATTGCAGTTAGAGATTCAAAAAATCCATTACGCCTTGCTGCAACTGGAAGATGGGAAGAAAAACAAAGTTACTAACAGATTTTCCAGGACAAAGAGCAGAACTACAGTTATCTTGCAAGATTTTATTCACGGTGGCAGAAGAAGTAGCATCAGGAAAAAGAAGGGTCGTCTCTGTGGGTGTTTCAAACCTTCTTCGACCAATGCTGGAGGTAACATGTAA